AACACATACAACAGAAGGACCGATAGACCTAAATCCAAACTAGAAGAGCTTCTATAGGAGACAGAGAACACATACAACAGAAGGACCAATAGGCCTAAATCCAAATTAGAAGAGCTTCTATCAGTTCTACCTGCCTCCACCAGAAGGTAAACTCTTGGTTCTAAACCATACACATATTTCAGCAATAAGCTTTAATCTTTTAGATCAACCAACTACAGTTTACTGCTTGCTTTAGTCTTTTATGATGCAGGGATCACATCCTTCAAGTTTTTCATTCAGAAGTTCCATTTGTATGGAGTACCATGCTTTTCAATTTCAAGATAAACTGGCATTTTTAAGATGGAAATAtccttaaaatttttatgtttcggATCCAACAGTTGCTGCATCATCATCAGATGGCTTGAAGGCATGGGAAACACTGAAGGAGAAACCCCAGAGTATAGACCTTGTTTTGACTGAAGTTGACTTGCCATCAGTCTCTGGATATGGCCTTCTCAGCATGATAATGGATCATGAGACATGCAGGAATATTCCAGTCATAAGTATGATTCGTGATTTTTGACTTCTTTCCTGTAATGCTTTTTGAGAAGAGTTTCTTAGCAGTAATACTTAGGTCACAATACAAAATCTTCCTTTGATTCATCCAGTGATGTCTTCACATGATTCCGTCAGCATAGTTTTCAAGTGCATGTTGAAAGGTGCAGCCGACTTTCTCATTAAACCAATCCGCAAGAATGAGCTTAGGAATTTGTGGCAGCATGTTTGGAGAAGGCAAATTGTAAGATTCATTTACATCTTAGTCATCAGTATCCCCTCTAACTTAACCATTGGCTTTATTGTAATATTTCTTCTTATCTGAGCATATATTGATATTTGCATAATTGCATTCTCTGTAAGGCAAGTGTACAGAGTGGTGTGCATGAGATTCAAGATAAATGTGATGCAAAGCATAAACTGAAAGCTCATTCCAGAAAAGGAGGTCATTCAACCGATTACACATACAAGGAATGCAGTGATGCTCAAGTAAGAGATCTTCATACTATATTTAAATTAAGTGTACAGCATATATGATATGATTTCCATTAAATGATGGATCATTAACTTCCTGTAACTCTATTTGTGGAATTTTTTTCCCTATTACAAGATTACTGGATCTATACTTCTCCTACATGTAGCCTAAACATCAGAAATAATATTAGAGATTCTACATACAATTTTCCTATACTTTGTACTTGTTATAGCTTGACACAACAGGGTATGTTTTGACAATCTCAgttatcatatttttttcttGTGAAATTATTTCTGATTGTAAGCACAAGATTGATCTTTATTTTAGGATATTTTTCTTTCAGTGAAGTGTAGCACGCTTCTGACAACATATCTGAATGTAGAATTGTAAATATAATTTCACCTAGACACTACACTTTTCCACCTCTTGTGCAGAGCTCTTGTGCAAGGTCAGATGTGGCAACTGACATTAAACACAACCACTTGGAGCTCAAGCAGCGAAAAGCAGTGGAAGCATCTGTAACTCTGAATGATGGAGAGAATATTCAATTCTACAATGCACCATTCTATAATGAAAATGCAGCTAATGGTACTATTTTTCGTCATGTTCAATTTTCATTTTTCTCATTATGACAATTTGGGACTTTATGCAACTGAGATAAGCTGGTTCTGTTTAAACTTGTTACTGTCACAGCAGCTAGTAAAAATGTGGATGTGATACAAAAAGAATGCATGGACTCCAACACTATCACCAATGAGAAAGATGGCCAGAAATGTTATCATGACATAACTTCTATAATCCGAGTGATTGATAATCAATCAAAGGGTACTCTTCAATCTAGAGGCACAAACACTGTTCAAAGTGGGTCTTCAGACATGGCAATTCATGATATTGATGTTATTCATAAGTCTTGCCCCACACCTCACTTGGAGCTCTCTCTAAAAAGATGCGAGAGAATATTTCCTGAGAAGCATGACTGTGATGAGATCAATGTGTGGAACCATTCAAATTCATCAGCCTTCTCACTGTGAGTGTTTCATTATACTTTAATTCACAGCTTAACGCTCGACTAATTTTTTGATCTTCATATTAGTAAATCATAGACATTGCGCTTATGCAGAGACAACCTTGTTACCCATATTAAGGTTGCTCTATTACCACCTGGTTGCAGCAGTTCTAGTCATGCAAACAATCTCTTTGAGTGCAGAGCTATGACCGTAATTTGACCCTCTCAATCCCCTGCAATGGAGGGAGGAGTCGTCATTCACAATGATACCTTTTTTAAAATGAGGGTTTACATTCGAACCAACATTCATATATTGTTAGATCACATGAAATGAAAGTTGACATTCTTCACCCAGTGAAACATTTGAAAATTTTAGTTTATCTTATCCGAAATAACATCTGATTAGTTGTGTTTATCTAGTTGGGGATTATGTTGATTCTATGAACTCCTAAGGATCTGAAGATGGAACATTAGTCAAACATGTAGCATACGCCTGTTTTACATAAAAACGGGCTTAAAATGATCTAATTTCTAGACATATTTCTAAtgtcggatttcaagagggtatCCAAAATCAAGAATTTCTACAGCATATATTCAATTAAAGAGATTGGACAAGTAGTAAAATGCATGGACTTAAAAGATTTCAGAGTTTGTGCTAATAGAATATAGTGTTCTTGTATGCACATGGCTGGTTCTAAGGACTATTTTCGTTTTTTATTAGAAAATCAAAGCTGACGCCGGATTATTCATTGTCTATGAAGGAAAGTTAAAGGAAGAAGATATTTGGATTAGAGCTATTAGAGAGGCATGATGTAGAATTGATAGTGTATgagaaaatggatttttgttctttttttccaTCACTGGATTTTATGTTCATTACAAACAGAACGATCTAATTTCTCTACCAGATCTAGACTACATGAAAACAGCCTTTATACTTGCAGAGTATAGCTTTGTACACTAATCCTTTTTAGCAGCAGCAGGAGCCTCATACATTGGGCTGCCTTACTTGATATTGACTATTTTTGGCAGTCTTTATTAATTGGTCAAGATTATGGTGTTAGAGACCATTGAAAGAGGTTTCTTCCTTTATACTAATTCATGTTGCCCGCCTTTTCCTCTTTGCATGTCTTTCCCAATAGGCCTTCTCTTTACTGTATCGTAAAGGGAACTAGGTGGAAAATTTAAACATTCAATTTTACATACTTGCTTTCTTATGAACCTTTTCTCCTCTTTTCCGTGCATCCTGTGAatgattttttatgataaaataagtTGGATCTGTTGTAGACATTATCTTATATCCATAATTTGTCATAGAACTACTCAACCTGTCTTTTACTACAGGTACAATTCCAGAACAGTAATGCCTACCTCGCTGAATTCAGGATCTAAAGGCAATGACCCGAATTGTACtgaacattcaaaatatcaaggttCTACTATAAATATGGAAGAGACGACGTTCGAGGTTGTAGAACATTCAGTTCAATGCAATCCCCTTCAAGTTATTCCATTCACTCTTCCAGTTGGAAACATGCCCTTGTGTTCTGAGTATGATACAGCAATGCAACACATGATCTATACAGAGTCAGATCATCAATTTTGGAGTACAAGTCCATCTGTTTGGCTAAAAACTACCACAGAGACAAACTCATCGCACCAACCTACCCAAGAAGACCAGGTCTCTGTGGAAGGTGGCATTCCAGATGGCAAGAACACTAGAAGTTCATCTTATCATTATGTGCAAGAGCAGGAAGAACATATGGAAGTCGATAAACAGAGGCACATTTTATCAGCAGCTGGTGAAAGTGGTAGTAGTAGCATATGTAATGGTGGAAGAAGTCAACCTAATAGCAGTGCTAGTGGGGGTGTTCTCAGTGGTACTACCGGACACACGTTTGCAACAAATATTTTCAGGCCCATCACAGTGACGGTAAATGATGAGGTCAAATTGGCTCGTGAAGGAACCAAGGTTACAGATGGTAGCATgagccaaagagaaatggctctaaaCAAATTTCGATTGAAGAGGAAAGAAAGATGTTTTGAAAAGAAGGTACTAATTTATATTCGACTTTATGGTTCTTAGAGCAATCATCATTTTCGGATTGAAATGAAGCAAACTAGATTCTTCTCGGACAAGACAAGCTAGTGATATGAACTTGACTAGTGATAAACAAGATAACAATCGAAAGCTTCATCGTATACGAAATACTGATTCATGGTGATTTTATTTTGAGTTTCACAGGTTCGGTATCACGCCAGAAAATTACTTGCAGAGCAGCGTCCTCGAGTGAAAGGACAATTTGTTCGTCAAGCAAAACTCAATCCTCAGCCAACATTTGCAGGTGCCTTTTAGAGTGATTCAGCCGCTTGGTAGCTTCGGCATCCGAAGACATCTTATCATGCAAGTCAAATGAATGGGTGTGCTTTGTGAAATAGAAATTCAATATGAATTGAGGTGGAATACTCGTCAACAAAATTCTCAAGAACATGTGGTGATTTGAGGTATTTACTTGCTCAGATCGAATGTGAGCTTTTTTTGTATGTTGTATATAATCATACGTTGTAGTTGTCTTGTTTGTTTCTTGTCTCTACATGCTTTCATCAACTAGTTTTGATGTTTTTCACTTTCCTCTGTCATCCTTTTCTCTTACATTTCTGTgatacatactatatatatatatatattgtttgtcATGAGGTAACTTGGTCTATCTTTGCGACAGAgtttcaagatatatatatatatatatatatatatatatatatatatatatatatatatatatatatatatatatatatatatatatatatatatatatatatatatatatatctagatctTATTCCACTCTATGAGACCTTGGCTGTTTGAGCTTCCATGGAAATCCATGAAAAGGGCTTCCTATCGAAGCTCAAACAGCCAAGGTCTCATAGAGGGCAATAAGATCCTCTCCTTGCAAAAGGGAAGAGTCTTGAAACTCTGTCCCAAAGATAGACCAAGTTATCTCATGACAAACAAataatgtccttttttttttttcttgttgttgtttTCCTTTCTCACCTCAAAGGAAGCCAAAAACATGTAGCGAAAACCAAGTTGCTGTTGAGAAGTCTCAACAGACAAacgattaattacatattatctcgtATAATTAGTTATTCTTAGTATCTCGTTTCTTATCCcttcaaaaattatatttggattcttatacttatgaaagtaaaaaaTATCATACGTATTCAGTGATAAATCGCAGAGAGACAGGGTTAGCACTTGTTTAGTggtaaattttatgatattttagttAACTCCAcgaggaaaaataataataaatattttatttttataaatataaaaatttcaatctGACTTTTGAAAGGATAgagatattaaagataattaattacaagCTAATATGTGATTAACCCCATGCACACCAAAAGCACAAAGCCAAACTTAACTCAGTGTCAGGACCAAAGAGGGCGCCTTCGTCTCTTGTTGGGAGTCGGAATAGGGTGGCTCTGAGGCACCACGAGCGCCTGCTCGGTCCGCTCTCGGAAGTTGATTCCTACCTTGTTGCCTCCGTGCCGATGCTGGTCGTGGGCGGCGCCGCCGGCAGGAGGACCTGGTGGAGGAAGCTGAGGTACGTGTGGCGCGCAGATGGTTTCCAGCCCGCCGCCGCCGTCCAGATCAGCGTCCAGGGAAGGCAGCGACTCATCCACCTGCACACCATATATTAGCTCTCGTGATGATTCGATCTTGGAGCCTTTTCTGGATGTATTTGTAGCTGTGGACCTTGGAGAAGCCATCCATGGCGACGTTGGCGGCCGCATCATCATCCAGTAGGTCCTCAACGTGCCAGCCTGGGCACATCTTGATGAGATACTCCGAGATGCTACTGGCGCCGAAGTTGGCTGTGGCCGAGGTCGTAGAGGCGGCGGGGACTATGGCAGTGGCGGAGAAGCTATACGCCGCCGTCACTGGCTCGGGTTCCGAGATGGGAGCGGCGGAGAAGCGGACGCCGGTGAGGAGGAACCTGCTATGCTTCATGGTGAGGTGGTTGGCGCTGTGTATGGAGGCATCGCAGGCTCCACAGAGGATCGCTCTGTCCTCTCGGCAGAACAGAACTGCTCTCTTCTCCTACAAATCATACCACCGTAACTCTAACTCTTTCCCCGTAAAGATTCGAACTTTGGCCGCGAAACGACGCCATGGAATGGATCTTACAGCAAAGCGTTCAAAAAATCTATGGAGCCTCTTGAATCGGTTCTGATACTCGAACTACCTGACAGACGTCGCAGAGGGGATTGGAGCGGACGGAGGGGGAGTCGAGGGAGAAGCGGCGGTGCTTGCCGGCGAGGATGTTGGCGCAGTGCACCCGGCGGTCGCAGGCGTCACAGAGAGCGGCCTCGTCCGCGCAGCAGAACACCAAAGCCTCCTCTTTGCCGCAAACATCACACTGTATCTTCATCTCTTACTGTCACACGGAAATCTCTCCTTCAAATCTGAGTTAATGGAGTTGTAGAAGAAGAGCGGAGGAGGCACGcactgcagagagagagagagagagagagagagagagagagggtgtgttCTTGGAATGCTTGTGGACTGACATGACGGATTACAATGAATTGGCCAAATCATGGGAAAGAACAGTAGTAAAGAAAGATCCCTTGTTGGCGTTCACGTTGGGAACGTGGTCCAACCGTGGAGCTTTTGTCGTCAAGCCGTCTCATTTCGTTGAGGATCTTATTGGATGGCAAGagtgttgttaggatcgagagcactaagagggggggggtgaattagtgcagcgaaaatcttacagcgattaaaaccaaaagctgcgttcgttcaataaaaactattatgatgcaaaagctaattctcagtttgtatctaagcgcagtttacgtctaagcgcagtttgcgtctaaacacaatttgcgtctaagcgcagattgcgtctaagcgcagtttacgtctaaatgcagatttacgtctaaacgcagttttacgtctaaatgcagatttacgtctaaacgcagttttacgtctaaacacagatttacgtctaaactcagatttacgtctaaacgcagttttacgtctaaacgcagatttacgtctaaacgtagttttacgtctaaacgcagatttacgtctaaactcagtttcaaagggatttgaactttagaaactcgttcgt
The DNA window shown above is from Musa acuminata AAA Group cultivar baxijiao chromosome BXJ2-4, Cavendish_Baxijiao_AAA, whole genome shotgun sequence and carries:
- the LOC103980660 gene encoding two-component response regulator-like PRR95 isoform X1 yields the protein MGAKEERGRTGEEEAEAEAEAVVAGEGEVEEEEMVLPNMSVRVLLVEGDDSTRQIIAALLRKCGYRVAASSSDGLKAWETLKEKPQSIDLVLTEVDLPSVSGYGLLSMIMDHETCRNIPVIMMSSHDSVSIVFKCMLKGAADFLIKPIRKNELRNLWQHVWRRQIASVQSGVHEIQDKCDAKHKLKAHSRKGGHSTDYTYKECSDAQSSCARSDVATDIKHNHLELKQRKAVEASVTLNDGENIQFYNAPFYNENAANAASKNVDVIQKECMDSNTITNEKDGQKCYHDITSIIRVIDNQSKGTLQSRGTNTVQSGSSDMAIHDIDVIHKSCPTPHLELSLKRCERIFPEKHDCDEINVWNHSNSSAFSLYNSRTVMPTSLNSGSKGNDPNCTEHSKYQGSTINMEETTFEVVEHSVQCNPLQVIPFTLPVGNMPLCSEYDTAMQHMIYTESDHQFWSTSPSVWLKTTTETNSSHQPTQEDQVSVEGGIPDGKNTRSSSYHYVQEQEEHMEVDKQRHILSAAGESGSSSICNGGRSQPNSSASGGVLSGTTGHTFATNIFRPITVTVNDEVKLAREGTKVTDGSMSQREMALNKFRLKRKERCFEKKVRYHARKLLAEQRPRVKGQFVRQAKLNPQPTFAGAF
- the LOC103980660 gene encoding two-component response regulator-like PRR95 isoform X2 encodes the protein MGAKEERGRTGEEEAEAEAEAVVAGEGEVEEEEMVLPNMSVRVLLVEGDDSTRQIIAALLRKCGYRVAASSSDGLKAWETLKEKPQSIDLVLTEVDLPSVSGYGLLSMIMDHETCRNIPVIMMSSHDSVSIVFKCMLKGAADFLIKPIRKNELRNLWQHVWRRQIASVQSGVHEIQDKCDAKHKLKAHSRKGGHSTDYTYKECSDAQSSCARSDVATDIKHNHLELKQRKAVEASVTLNDGENIQFYNAPFYNENAANASKNVDVIQKECMDSNTITNEKDGQKCYHDITSIIRVIDNQSKGTLQSRGTNTVQSGSSDMAIHDIDVIHKSCPTPHLELSLKRCERIFPEKHDCDEINVWNHSNSSAFSLYNSRTVMPTSLNSGSKGNDPNCTEHSKYQGSTINMEETTFEVVEHSVQCNPLQVIPFTLPVGNMPLCSEYDTAMQHMIYTESDHQFWSTSPSVWLKTTTETNSSHQPTQEDQVSVEGGIPDGKNTRSSSYHYVQEQEEHMEVDKQRHILSAAGESGSSSICNGGRSQPNSSASGGVLSGTTGHTFATNIFRPITVTVNDEVKLAREGTKVTDGSMSQREMALNKFRLKRKERCFEKKVRYHARKLLAEQRPRVKGQFVRQAKLNPQPTFAGAF
- the LOC103980660 gene encoding two-component response regulator-like PRR95 isoform X3 → MIMDHETCRNIPVIMMSSHDSVSIVFKCMLKGAADFLIKPIRKNELRNLWQHVWRRQIASVQSGVHEIQDKCDAKHKLKAHSRKGGHSTDYTYKECSDAQSSCARSDVATDIKHNHLELKQRKAVEASVTLNDGENIQFYNAPFYNENAANAASKNVDVIQKECMDSNTITNEKDGQKCYHDITSIIRVIDNQSKGTLQSRGTNTVQSGSSDMAIHDIDVIHKSCPTPHLELSLKRCERIFPEKHDCDEINVWNHSNSSAFSLYNSRTVMPTSLNSGSKGNDPNCTEHSKYQGSTINMEETTFEVVEHSVQCNPLQVIPFTLPVGNMPLCSEYDTAMQHMIYTESDHQFWSTSPSVWLKTTTETNSSHQPTQEDQVSVEGGIPDGKNTRSSSYHYVQEQEEHMEVDKQRHILSAAGESGSSSICNGGRSQPNSSASGGVLSGTTGHTFATNIFRPITVTVNDEVKLAREGTKVTDGSMSQREMALNKFRLKRKERCFEKKVRYHARKLLAEQRPRVKGQFVRQAKLNPQPTFAGAF
- the LOC103980661 gene encoding B-box zinc finger protein 20-like gives rise to the protein MKIQCDVCGKEEALVFCCADEAALCDACDRRVHCANILAGKHRRFSLDSPSVRSNPLCDVCQEKRAVLFCREDRAILCGACDASIHSANHLTMKHSRFLLTGVRFSAAPISEPEPVTAAYSFSATAIVPAASTTSATANFGASSISEYLIKMCPGWHVEDLLDDDAAANVAMDGFSKVDESLPSLDADLDGGGGLETICAPHVPQLPPPGPPAGGAAHDQHRHGGNKVGINFRERTEQALVVPQSHPIPTPNKRRRRPLWS